One window from the genome of Candidatus Didemnitutus sp. encodes:
- a CDS encoding helix-turn-helix transcriptional regulator, which produces MHYTLFFRQLREQKGLTHETVARLARCHRNTVVNVEAGRPVRFETLARLATKMGYPSDSPEMASLALLWLEAVSGLDLAEPSALGQTRQKIAAYSRSTSRAAAKLEETVRRAGLRESDIRLLTRAADNPELLSILRSICDLLPAAVADDDAPQLRVAEDK; this is translated from the coding sequence ATGCACTACACGCTGTTTTTCCGCCAGCTTCGGGAGCAGAAAGGCCTGACCCACGAGACGGTCGCCCGCCTCGCCCGCTGTCACCGGAACACCGTGGTGAATGTCGAGGCCGGCCGGCCGGTGCGCTTCGAGACCCTCGCCCGGCTCGCGACCAAGATGGGCTACCCCTCCGACTCGCCCGAGATGGCCAGCCTGGCGCTGCTGTGGCTCGAAGCCGTCAGCGGACTCGATCTCGCCGAGCCCTCCGCCCTCGGGCAAACCCGCCAGAAGATCGCCGCCTACAGCCGCTCCACCAGTCGCGCCGCGGCGAAGCTCGAGGAAACCGTGCGGCGGGCCGGGTTGCGCGAATCCGACATCCGCCTGCTGACCCGCGCGGCCGACAACCCGGAGCTCCTCTCCATTCTCCGTTCGATCTGCGACCTGCTGCCCGCCGCCGTCGCAGACGACGACGCGCCGCAACTGCGCGTAGCCGAGGACAAATAG
- a CDS encoding response regulator, with product MIAVETSLLAGASVLVVDDDPALRALVCAFFERAGCIVGSASDCAAAEVRAGAARWQLAVLDVDLPDGNGIELATRLRALAARPDLPVVFVTGRPDAARRLRIAGLRGAVLVPKPFASGELLTAAALMLGNWAPGP from the coding sequence ATGATCGCGGTGGAAACATCCCTGCTGGCGGGAGCATCGGTGCTGGTGGTCGACGACGATCCGGCGTTGCGCGCGCTCGTCTGCGCCTTTTTCGAACGGGCCGGCTGCATCGTCGGCTCGGCGTCGGATTGCGCGGCCGCGGAAGTCCGGGCCGGTGCCGCGCGCTGGCAGCTCGCGGTGCTCGACGTCGACTTGCCGGATGGGAACGGGATCGAGCTCGCGACGCGGTTGCGGGCGCTGGCTGCGCGGCCGGATTTGCCCGTAGTGTTTGTCACGGGGCGGCCCGATGCGGCGCGGCGGTTGCGTATCGCGGGCTTGCGCGGAGCGGTTCTGGTGCCGAAGCCGTTCGCGAGCGGCGAGCTCCTGACTGCGGCGGCCCTGATGCTGGGCAATTGGGCGCCGGGACCTTAG
- a CDS encoding alkaline phosphatase family protein: MRFVSLSLLLATLLGSTSCQHPPADSPAKRPPGELLILLSIDGFRWDYLDRYDAPTLRQLARDGVHARRMTPSFPSKTFPNHYTLVTGLRPEKHGIVSNWFWDPAFAETFGMSKPDSNSQSRWWDEGEPVWITAEKQGVRSVCYFWPGSETDVQGVRPSRYQKFDGKQKSAARVDGLLAWLDVPPEQRPKFATLYFDLVDHAGHNFGPESAECAAAVHEADAAVARLLAGLAARGLSEQTNLVIVADHGMSACGPDRIIFLEDLMDVSKVRIESTGPNGGVRPLPGTVSAAALAASIRAKAPPQLEVYLREEMPARLHYRDNPRIPDVVLLAAPHWNIESKIGWPARRANYVKGTHGWDPALPDMGALFLAHGPAFRHGHEFADVENIHLYNLLCAVLGIRPAPNEGDDRLIREALTR; this comes from the coding sequence ATGCGGTTCGTCTCGCTCTCGTTGCTCCTCGCCACGCTGCTCGGCTCGACCTCCTGCCAGCACCCGCCCGCCGACTCCCCGGCCAAGCGACCGCCGGGCGAGCTGCTGATTCTCCTGTCGATCGACGGCTTCCGCTGGGATTACCTCGACCGCTACGACGCGCCGACGCTGCGCCAGCTCGCGCGCGACGGCGTGCACGCGCGACGGATGACGCCGTCGTTCCCCTCCAAGACTTTTCCCAACCACTACACGCTCGTCACCGGCCTGCGCCCGGAAAAACACGGCATTGTCTCGAACTGGTTCTGGGATCCCGCGTTCGCGGAGACGTTCGGCATGAGCAAGCCCGACAGCAACTCGCAGTCGCGCTGGTGGGACGAGGGCGAGCCCGTCTGGATCACCGCGGAAAAACAGGGCGTGCGCAGCGTCTGCTATTTCTGGCCCGGCTCCGAGACCGACGTCCAGGGCGTGCGCCCGTCGCGCTACCAGAAATTCGACGGCAAACAGAAATCCGCCGCGCGCGTCGACGGTCTCCTCGCGTGGCTCGACGTCCCCCCGGAGCAACGCCCGAAATTCGCCACCCTCTATTTCGACCTCGTCGACCACGCCGGCCACAACTTCGGCCCCGAATCCGCCGAGTGCGCCGCCGCCGTCCACGAGGCCGATGCCGCCGTCGCGCGTCTCCTCGCCGGCCTCGCGGCGCGCGGACTGAGCGAGCAGACCAACCTCGTCATCGTCGCCGACCACGGCATGTCCGCCTGCGGACCGGACCGCATCATCTTCCTCGAGGACCTGATGGACGTCTCGAAAGTGCGCATCGAATCCACCGGCCCCAACGGCGGCGTGCGTCCGCTCCCCGGCACCGTCTCCGCCGCCGCACTCGCCGCCAGCATCCGCGCCAAGGCTCCGCCGCAGCTCGAGGTTTACCTCCGCGAGGAAATGCCCGCGCGCCTGCACTACCGCGACAATCCGCGCATCCCCGACGTCGTCCTGCTCGCCGCGCCGCATTGGAACATCGAGAGCAAGATCGGCTGGCCCGCGCGCCGCGCCAACTACGTCAAGGGCACGCACGGCTGGGACCCGGCGCTGCCGGACATGGGCGCGCTCTTCCTCGCCCACGGCCCCGCGTTCCGCCACGGCCACGAATTCGCCGACGTGGAAAACATCCACCTCTACAACCTGCTCTGCGCCGTCCTCGGCATCCGCCCCGCGCCCAACGAAGGCGACGACCGGCTGATCCGCGAAGCCCTCACGCGCTAA
- a CDS encoding SlyX family protein produces MNEAERLMRLEERYAHLQRHVVEQDKAMLELAEELARLKAELAALRAQGASGSSPVGETEAADERPPHY; encoded by the coding sequence ATGAACGAAGCCGAGAGACTCATGCGCCTCGAGGAGCGCTATGCGCACTTGCAGCGCCATGTCGTGGAACAGGACAAGGCGATGCTCGAACTCGCGGAGGAGCTCGCGCGCCTGAAGGCGGAACTCGCCGCGCTCCGCGCCCAAGGAGCCAGCGGCAGTTCGCCGGTAGGCGAAACCGAAGCGGCGGACGAACGGCCGCCGCACTACTGA
- a CDS encoding ABC transporter permease produces MFSDLRLSARTLVKSPLFCVVAIVTLGLGIGVNTAMFSIINGILWRGLPFPEQERIVAAVGRNEAQPRDRFGMSWAEFEDFRRGQRSFVDVAAYEDRTTTLSGPGGDPERISGTAMSAAGMTMLPGPLAHGRWFTAEDDKPGAPGAIVLSHALWTNRFKADPAIVGQSIKVNSEWTTVVGVAAEGFRFPDDGGAFVPLRDLRLKDKRDERALTVFGRLKPGVTLVQANAELAAFGAQLAKDHADTNRGITFGAQTLFARFSGDEDRQLFGVMLGAVLLVMLIACANVGNLLLARSSVREKELAVRAALGAGRARVVRLLLTEAMLLSVAGAVLGCGVAAGSLALFRRAVVDAHPPYWMHFDLDAAALLYAIGLAGASCLLAGLYPAWRHSRPDLNSVLKDAGRGSTSAGVGRFARMMIVGEVALSCLLLVLSGLTIRSVIQTQSLPMGFTSAGVYSGRVALLDREFDDVAKQKQFFARLIERLRERPEIADFTISDMQPTWDNSQPILIEGRAPEPDGKPPLASSVKSVAPHFFSTLGIGLLQGRDFTDADAPEATRVAIVNTAFGQKYWPNQSAIGRRFRLGAGKPGEDEHWLTVVGVVTPIMEGRFNSQPGPQAYVPFTQASDVRRMTVMAKARGGDAAALAPVLRRTVRSLNDDLPIYFAQTLDQMLEEARFSKRIIAWIFGVFGAVALVLAGVGLYGVMSYSVAQRTSEIGVRVALGATPRDVLGLVLRQSGWQVGLGLALGIGVSFFAGQLMAGFLYAVSPRDPGTFIGTVLALGSAGVFATLVPALRALRVNPVVALRNE; encoded by the coding sequence ATGTTCTCCGACCTCCGCCTTTCCGCGCGGACTCTCGTGAAGAGTCCGCTGTTCTGCGTCGTGGCCATCGTCACGCTCGGTCTCGGCATCGGCGTGAACACGGCGATGTTCTCCATCATCAACGGCATCCTGTGGCGCGGGCTGCCGTTTCCGGAACAGGAGCGCATCGTGGCGGCGGTGGGGCGCAACGAGGCACAGCCGCGCGATCGCTTCGGGATGTCGTGGGCGGAGTTCGAGGACTTCCGCCGCGGGCAGCGTTCGTTCGTGGACGTGGCGGCCTACGAGGACCGGACCACGACGCTGAGCGGACCGGGCGGCGATCCGGAGCGGATTTCGGGCACGGCGATGTCGGCGGCCGGCATGACGATGCTGCCGGGGCCGCTCGCGCATGGGCGCTGGTTCACGGCGGAGGATGACAAGCCGGGCGCGCCGGGCGCGATCGTGTTGAGCCACGCGTTGTGGACGAATCGTTTCAAGGCCGACCCGGCGATCGTCGGGCAGTCGATCAAGGTGAACAGCGAGTGGACGACGGTGGTGGGCGTCGCGGCGGAGGGTTTCCGGTTTCCGGACGATGGCGGGGCGTTCGTGCCGCTGCGCGACCTGCGCTTGAAGGACAAACGCGACGAGCGCGCGCTGACGGTTTTTGGCCGGTTGAAGCCGGGCGTCACACTCGTGCAGGCGAACGCGGAGCTCGCGGCGTTCGGTGCGCAGCTGGCGAAGGATCATGCGGACACGAATCGCGGCATCACCTTCGGGGCGCAGACGCTGTTTGCGCGTTTTTCCGGCGACGAGGACCGGCAGCTTTTCGGCGTGATGCTGGGCGCCGTGCTGCTCGTGATGCTCATTGCGTGCGCCAACGTCGGCAACCTGCTTCTCGCGCGTTCGTCGGTGCGGGAGAAGGAGCTCGCGGTGCGCGCCGCGCTCGGTGCGGGCCGCGCGCGCGTCGTGCGACTGCTGCTCACGGAGGCGATGTTGCTCTCGGTGGCGGGGGCGGTGCTCGGTTGTGGTGTCGCGGCGGGCAGTCTCGCGCTGTTCCGGCGCGCCGTGGTGGATGCGCATCCGCCTTACTGGATGCATTTCGATCTCGATGCCGCGGCCTTGCTCTACGCGATCGGGCTCGCGGGGGCGTCGTGTTTGCTGGCCGGGCTTTATCCGGCGTGGCGGCACTCGCGGCCGGATCTGAATTCCGTGCTGAAGGATGCCGGGCGTGGCTCGACCAGCGCGGGTGTGGGGCGGTTCGCGCGGATGATGATCGTGGGCGAAGTGGCGCTGTCGTGCCTGCTGCTGGTGTTGTCCGGCCTGACGATTCGCAGCGTCATCCAGACGCAATCGCTGCCGATGGGCTTCACGTCGGCGGGCGTCTATTCGGGACGCGTGGCGCTGCTCGACCGCGAGTTCGACGACGTGGCGAAGCAAAAGCAGTTTTTCGCGCGGTTGATCGAGCGCCTGCGCGAGCGGCCGGAGATCGCGGACTTCACGATCAGCGACATGCAGCCGACGTGGGACAATAGCCAGCCGATCCTCATCGAGGGCCGCGCGCCGGAGCCGGACGGCAAGCCGCCGCTCGCCTCGAGCGTGAAGTCGGTGGCGCCGCATTTCTTTTCCACGCTCGGCATCGGGTTGCTGCAAGGCCGCGACTTCACCGACGCGGACGCGCCGGAAGCGACGCGCGTGGCGATCGTGAACACCGCGTTCGGCCAGAAATACTGGCCGAACCAGAGCGCGATCGGGCGGCGTTTCCGGCTCGGTGCGGGCAAGCCGGGCGAGGACGAGCATTGGCTGACGGTCGTCGGCGTGGTGACGCCGATCATGGAAGGCCGTTTCAATTCGCAGCCGGGGCCGCAGGCTTACGTGCCGTTCACGCAGGCGAGCGACGTGCGGCGCATGACGGTGATGGCGAAGGCGCGCGGCGGCGATGCCGCGGCGCTCGCGCCGGTGTTGCGGCGGACGGTGCGCAGCCTGAACGACGATTTGCCGATCTATTTCGCGCAGACGCTCGACCAGATGCTCGAGGAGGCGCGTTTCTCGAAACGGATCATCGCGTGGATTTTCGGCGTGTTCGGCGCGGTGGCGCTCGTGCTTGCCGGCGTGGGCCTCTACGGCGTGATGAGCTACTCGGTGGCGCAACGCACGTCCGAGATCGGCGTGCGCGTGGCGCTCGGGGCGACGCCGCGCGACGTGCTCGGACTCGTGCTGCGGCAGAGCGGCTGGCAGGTGGGGCTCGGCCTCGCCCTGGGAATAGGCGTGTCGTTTTTCGCCGGGCAACTGATGGCGGGTTTTCTCTACGCGGTCAGCCCGCGCGATCCGGGCACGTTCATCGGAACAGTGCTCGCGCTCGGTTCGGCGGGTGTGTTTGCGACGCTGGTGCCGGCGTTGCGGGCGCTGCGCGTCAATCCCGTCGTGGCGCTGCGCAACGAGTGA
- a CDS encoding putative DNA-binding domain-containing protein — protein sequence MPRHAAKSSREKLTARSRAELRALQRATLAVVMNPLTRANRTAPRLRDGRATKSAVAAIAKPNDRLTAFERLEIYNRMYWFRVLDSLHEDCPGLRAALGERKFMRLAEAFLLKHPSSYWTLRDLPQRLADFIRRTPRLTAPHTALCEDIARFEWAQVEVYDGAARPVFTVDDLLDSDPAKLRLALQPYLQLLELRYPVDDYLIAIRKRESLLRGDASNAPTALRVRADSKVPRPRRAPCRVAVHRHHGKIYFKRLEPAAFKILAAIRSGQPLDRALAAGIPRAKRPREDWAATVQGWFRSWMELGWFCRG from the coding sequence ATGCCGCGCCACGCCGCGAAATCCTCCAGGGAAAAACTCACCGCCCGCTCGCGCGCCGAGCTGCGCGCGCTCCAGCGCGCCACGCTCGCCGTCGTGATGAACCCACTCACGCGCGCCAACCGCACCGCACCGCGCCTGCGCGACGGCCGCGCCACCAAGTCCGCTGTCGCCGCCATCGCGAAGCCCAACGACCGCCTCACCGCCTTCGAGCGCCTCGAAATCTACAACCGCATGTATTGGTTCCGCGTGCTCGACAGCCTGCACGAGGACTGCCCGGGTCTGCGCGCCGCCCTCGGCGAACGGAAATTCATGCGCCTCGCCGAAGCGTTTCTCCTGAAACACCCGTCGAGCTACTGGACGCTCCGCGACCTGCCGCAACGCCTCGCCGACTTCATCCGCCGCACGCCGCGCCTGACCGCGCCGCACACCGCCCTCTGCGAAGACATCGCGCGCTTCGAATGGGCGCAGGTCGAAGTCTACGACGGCGCCGCGCGCCCCGTGTTCACCGTCGACGACCTGCTCGACTCCGATCCCGCCAAACTCCGTCTCGCGCTCCAGCCTTACCTGCAGCTGCTCGAGTTACGCTACCCGGTCGACGATTACCTCATCGCCATCCGCAAACGCGAGTCGCTCCTCCGCGGCGACGCCTCGAACGCGCCCACCGCGCTCCGTGTTCGCGCCGACAGCAAAGTCCCGCGCCCGCGCCGTGCGCCGTGCCGCGTCGCCGTGCACCGGCACCACGGAAAAATCTACTTCAAGCGTCTCGAGCCCGCCGCCTTCAAAATCCTCGCCGCCATCCGTTCCGGCCAGCCGCTCGATCGCGCGCTCGCGGCCGGCATCCCGCGCGCGAAGCGTCCGCGCGAGGATTGGGCCGCCACCGTGCAAGGCTGGTTCCGCAGCTGGATGGAGCTCGGCTGGTTTTGCCGCGGCTAG
- a CDS encoding DUF692 domain-containing protein, with translation MPANKFNGYTDYGIGIGLRVPHYDHILSEKPTVDWFEIISETFMVDGGRPLEVLDRILAQYKVVQHGVSLYLGSTDFPNKDHLKKLKALTKRTKTPWISDHLCWGSVDGTVSHDLLPMPYTLAAAKHVAANIRHASDYLELPFAVENVSSYTEFHASEMTEWEFLTEVVERADCGILLDVNNIYVSSKNHSFDPYDYLNNIPHRRVAQMHIAGHTKFEKYILDTHDHPVLDPVWKMYAHATKLCGVTATLLEWDDKIPSFQEVHDEALKANAYIAEARAALGAKPAKSVR, from the coding sequence ATGCCCGCCAACAAATTCAACGGCTACACCGACTACGGCATCGGCATCGGTCTGCGCGTCCCGCACTACGACCACATTCTCTCGGAGAAACCGACCGTCGATTGGTTCGAAATCATCTCCGAGACGTTCATGGTCGACGGCGGCCGCCCGCTCGAAGTGCTCGATCGCATCCTCGCCCAATACAAGGTCGTCCAGCACGGCGTCTCGCTCTACCTCGGCTCGACCGACTTCCCGAACAAGGATCACCTCAAGAAACTCAAGGCGCTCACCAAACGCACGAAAACGCCTTGGATCTCCGATCACCTCTGCTGGGGCAGCGTCGACGGCACCGTCTCGCACGACCTGCTGCCGATGCCCTACACGCTCGCCGCCGCCAAGCACGTCGCCGCCAACATCCGCCACGCCTCCGATTACCTCGAGCTCCCCTTCGCCGTCGAAAACGTCAGCTCCTACACCGAGTTCCACGCCTCCGAGATGACCGAGTGGGAATTCCTCACCGAAGTCGTCGAGCGCGCCGACTGCGGAATCCTGCTCGACGTAAACAACATCTACGTCTCCTCGAAGAACCACAGCTTCGACCCCTACGATTACCTGAACAACATCCCACACCGTCGCGTCGCGCAGATGCACATCGCCGGCCACACCAAATTCGAGAAATACATCCTCGATACGCACGACCATCCCGTGCTCGACCCGGTGTGGAAGATGTATGCGCACGCCACCAAACTCTGCGGCGTCACCGCCACGCTCCTCGAGTGGGACGACAAGATTCCCTCCTTCCAGGAAGTGCACGACGAGGCCCTGAAGGCCAACGCCTACATCGCCGAAGCCCGCGCCGCGCTGGGCGCGAAACCCGCGAAATCCGTCCGCTGA
- a CDS encoding transporter substrate-binding domain-containing protein has product MKTPLARLRAPLLGLLVVSAGLAAPPAGLPLSPAEQAWIAQHPVVRVGHLDGAAPYFVRDSHGEPSGLNVDYLALIAERTGLHFAHDADRVWSEIFTRAADGRLDLVAGIGRTPTRERSLIFGQPFIFSPDVIVTRVHSPVLVDMRQLDGLRVGMARSSPPIARAPAAQIVGFDNMRDAIRAVARGQVDAAMVDALVAMHAIKADGLSNVNIGVIYDENADVYLASTRRHPLLASIIDKALASITPEEHRRIRDRWLSVDYTQDRWWLMAFRAASIWAAFLTALALLFFLQRRRLARELAERRRIQRQLEEVRDRLAAASEEKSELMRMLVHDLRNPLASFVMGANLLRVGGLSHEQSSVVEGLRFNAANMTRLIDDLMDADVIESGHRRLRFTSIDLTRTLAQARDAFLEMAGAKALQLRYLPPVQPVFAVTDEGALRQIVDNLLSNAVKYSPPGRTIQLTLQAEAGQATIAVHDQGPGLAPRDIELLFRKFSRGPARPTGGEKSIGIGLWIVKQMTAALGGEIRCESQLGQGTRFILVLPLAGPPPTAPQPSPVATR; this is encoded by the coding sequence GTGAAAACTCCGCTCGCGCGCCTGCGCGCCCCCTTGCTCGGTTTGCTCGTCGTCTCAGCCGGCCTTGCCGCCCCGCCCGCCGGCCTCCCGCTCTCTCCTGCCGAACAGGCCTGGATCGCCCAGCACCCGGTCGTCCGCGTCGGCCACCTCGACGGCGCCGCGCCGTATTTCGTCCGCGACAGCCACGGCGAACCCTCCGGCTTGAACGTCGACTATCTCGCGCTCATCGCCGAGCGCACCGGGCTGCACTTCGCCCACGACGCCGATCGCGTCTGGTCCGAGATTTTCACCCGCGCTGCAGACGGCCGCCTCGACCTCGTGGCCGGCATCGGCCGCACGCCCACCCGCGAACGCAGCCTCATCTTCGGCCAGCCGTTCATCTTCTCGCCCGACGTGATCGTCACTCGCGTGCACTCGCCCGTGCTGGTCGACATGCGGCAGCTCGATGGTCTCCGCGTCGGCATGGCGCGCTCGAGCCCGCCGATCGCCCGCGCGCCCGCCGCCCAAATCGTCGGCTTCGACAACATGCGCGACGCCATCCGCGCCGTCGCCCGCGGGCAGGTCGACGCCGCCATGGTCGACGCCCTCGTCGCCATGCACGCCATCAAGGCCGACGGCCTCTCCAACGTGAACATCGGCGTCATCTACGACGAAAACGCCGACGTTTACCTCGCCTCCACCCGGCGCCATCCCCTGCTCGCCTCGATCATCGACAAAGCCCTCGCCTCCATCACCCCCGAGGAACACCGCCGCATCCGCGACCGCTGGCTCTCCGTCGACTACACGCAAGACCGCTGGTGGCTCATGGCCTTTCGCGCCGCCTCCATCTGGGCCGCGTTCCTCACCGCGCTGGCTTTGTTGTTCTTCCTGCAACGCCGCCGCCTCGCCCGCGAACTCGCCGAGCGCCGCCGCATCCAGCGGCAACTCGAGGAGGTGCGCGACCGCCTCGCCGCCGCCAGCGAGGAGAAATCCGAGCTCATGCGCATGCTCGTGCACGATCTCCGCAATCCCCTCGCCTCCTTCGTCATGGGCGCGAACCTCCTCCGCGTCGGCGGCCTCTCTCACGAGCAGTCCTCCGTGGTCGAGGGCCTGCGCTTCAACGCCGCCAACATGACCCGCCTCATCGACGACCTCATGGACGCCGACGTCATCGAATCCGGCCACCGGCGCCTCCGCTTCACCTCGATCGATCTCACCCGCACGCTCGCCCAAGCTCGCGACGCCTTTCTGGAAATGGCCGGAGCCAAAGCCCTCCAACTCCGCTACCTGCCACCGGTGCAACCCGTCTTCGCCGTGACCGACGAAGGCGCCTTGCGCCAGATCGTCGACAACCTCCTCTCCAACGCCGTGAAATACTCGCCTCCCGGCCGCACCATCCAGCTCACCCTGCAGGCGGAAGCCGGCCAGGCGACGATCGCGGTCCACGATCAGGGGCCCGGCCTCGCGCCCCGCGACATCGAGCTGCTCTTCCGCAAATTCTCCCGCGGCCCCGCGCGCCCCACCGGCGGCGAAAAGAGCATCGGCATCGGCCTCTGGATCGTGAAACAGATGACGGCCGCCCTCGGCGGCGAGATTCGCTGCGAAAGCCAGCTCGGCCAAGGCACGCGCTTCATCCTCGTCCTCCCCCTCGCCGGTCCCCCGCCCACCGCGCCCCAGCCGTCGCCCGTCGCCACGCGTTGA